In one Halofilum ochraceum genomic region, the following are encoded:
- the uvrA gene encoding excinuclease ABC subunit UvrA: protein MTHEIIRLRGARQNNLKNLDVDLSLGALTVITGPSGSGKSSLAFDTVYAEGQRRYVETFSPYARQFLDRMDKPAVDSIEGIPPSIAIDQTNPVKNSRSTVGTMTELNDHLKLLFARAARLYCQGCGREVRRDSADDIVADLLDRGESARAVIAFDVPLTGDVAEDKVRAELDRQGFTRVETVDGNVLRVTRDRVRLVADNRDRITEAVEGALGAGQGRVSVFPLDDDREPTDHWRFSEGLHCPDCDRDYSDPIPNSFSFNSPMGACGECRGFGRVMGIDYRLVIPDEHKSLDGGAIKPWQTETYAGCQRDLISHARRAGVATDIAWKDLPQADRDWVIQGDDDWSWSSTRGGWYGVQRFFDWLESRSYKMHVRVLLSRYRSYDECPSCRGARLKSESLQWRVGTKEDADAVLAPKERFMPTGAAFSRARLRAQPGLNIADIMGLPLGRVRELFQRLHLPAPLDAASDLLLDAIRARTDYLVDVGLAYLTLDRQSRTLSGGEVQRINLTTALGTSLVNTLFVLDEPSIGLHPRDMDRIIGVMHRLRDAGNSLLVVEHDPKVMHAADQVIDIGPGPGERGGEIVFQGSPGELLQSEHSLTADYLTGRRRVVEHDAVPEQGTASAPKASECLRIRGAAEHNLKRIDVDLPLQRMVVITGVSGSGKSTLMEDVLYRALSELKGHPREVPGAHKAISGYEHIDDVVLIDQSAIGRTTRSTPASYVGAFDVIRKVFAAQPEAKARGYTLGTFSFNAGNGRCPTCGGNGFEHVEMQFLSDVYLRCPDCDGRRFRPEILEVTLAPSIGCDTGPRSIAEVLEMTVSQAVQFFADYPDVLRGLEPLQAVGLGYMALGQPVPTLSGGEAQRLKLAGHLAKAGGRRGESLLFIFDEPTTGLHMDDVATLLQAFRRLLDAGHSLVVIEHNEDVMAAADWIIDLGPEGGDAGGELIAAGSPQAIMAEPRSHTGRALRAYLGIPADDDLGDESRVAALQMREAQAVADGGTPAALPDAIAIHHAREHNLKNADIRIPRDRLTVLTGLSGSGKSTVAFDIVFNEGQRRYLESLNAYARQFVQPASRPDVDAVFGIPPTVAIEQRTSRGGRKSTVATMTEVYHFLRLLFVKLGTQYCPECDVPIQEQTPEAIRARIMRDARNRKATLLAPMVVARKGYYTDLATWAGKKGFATLRVDGEYQPTDNWPRLARHHEHDIDLPVGTLKVNAGMEDELDALIAQALEFGQGTMKLVTSKDETILSTERACPCCGRSFPELDPRLFSYNSKHGWCGKCFGTGLAIAGFDEEQTGEENAWLEEEEDGEPRTCRACNGRRLNPDALAVRFRDWSIADYTELSVTQAEKLFRKLNLKGRDAEIARDILPEIRARLDFLQQVGLDYLSLDRAAPTLSGGEAQRIRIAAQLGSNLQGVCYVLDEPTIGLHPRDNRMLLDTLDRLRGKGNTILVVEHDEETIRRAEHVIDLGPGAGVNGGRVVAEGTVDELVANPDSTTGRALADPIRHPLLENRRTDAPEQAVTVRGADLHNLQHIDVTVPLERLVCVTGVSGSGKSSLVRGVLHDNLRRLTAQRKGRKPKPLGCEAIEGWKELDRVLEVDQTPIGKTPRSCPATYIGFWDDIRKLFARTEEARLRGYEAGRFSFNTKDGRCPGCDGQGYKRLEMNFLPDVSVPCEVCNGDRFTPETLAVTYSGRHIGEVLKMSVDEAVDFFSAHPKIHHALELMRAVGLGYLTLGQPSPTLSGGEAQRIKLVTELAKARPDLKRQKQPHTLYILDEPTVGLHMADVERLIRVLHRLVDAGHSVILIEHNLDVIAEADWLIDLGPEGGDAGGKVVAEGPPEKVVKTKRKSETARVLKGFLAERRSE from the coding sequence ATGACGCACGAGATCATCCGCCTGCGCGGCGCGCGCCAGAACAATCTGAAGAACCTGGACGTCGATCTGTCGCTGGGTGCGCTGACCGTCATCACCGGGCCCAGCGGCTCGGGCAAGTCCTCGCTGGCGTTCGATACCGTCTACGCCGAGGGCCAGCGCCGCTACGTCGAGACGTTTTCGCCCTACGCCCGCCAGTTCCTCGACCGCATGGACAAGCCGGCGGTCGACTCCATCGAGGGCATCCCGCCGTCGATCGCCATCGACCAGACCAACCCGGTCAAGAACTCGCGCTCGACCGTGGGCACGATGACGGAGCTCAACGATCATCTGAAGCTCCTGTTCGCGCGCGCGGCGCGGCTCTACTGCCAGGGCTGCGGCCGCGAGGTGCGCCGCGACAGCGCCGACGACATCGTCGCCGATCTGCTCGACCGCGGTGAAAGCGCGCGCGCCGTGATCGCGTTCGACGTGCCGCTCACGGGCGACGTCGCCGAGGACAAGGTGCGCGCGGAACTCGACCGCCAGGGCTTCACGCGGGTCGAGACCGTGGACGGCAACGTGCTGCGGGTCACGCGCGACCGGGTGCGCCTGGTGGCGGACAACCGCGATCGGATCACGGAAGCGGTGGAGGGCGCCTTGGGTGCCGGCCAGGGGCGGGTGAGCGTCTTCCCGCTGGACGACGACCGCGAACCGACCGACCACTGGCGGTTCTCGGAGGGCCTGCACTGCCCGGACTGCGACCGCGACTACAGCGACCCGATTCCCAACTCGTTCTCGTTCAACTCGCCCATGGGTGCCTGTGGCGAATGCCGCGGCTTCGGACGCGTGATGGGTATCGACTACCGCCTCGTCATCCCGGACGAGCACAAGTCGCTGGATGGTGGCGCCATCAAGCCGTGGCAGACGGAGACGTATGCCGGCTGCCAGCGCGACCTCATCAGCCATGCACGGCGCGCGGGCGTGGCGACGGACATCGCCTGGAAGGATCTGCCGCAGGCGGACCGGGACTGGGTCATCCAGGGCGATGACGACTGGAGCTGGTCCTCGACGCGCGGTGGCTGGTACGGCGTCCAGCGCTTCTTCGACTGGCTCGAATCGCGCTCCTACAAGATGCACGTGCGCGTGCTGCTGTCGCGCTACCGCTCCTACGACGAGTGCCCGAGCTGCCGCGGCGCGCGCCTGAAATCCGAGTCGCTGCAGTGGCGGGTCGGGACGAAGGAAGACGCCGACGCCGTCCTCGCGCCGAAGGAGCGCTTCATGCCGACCGGCGCGGCGTTCTCCCGCGCGCGGCTCCGAGCGCAGCCCGGGCTCAACATCGCCGACATCATGGGCCTGCCCCTCGGCCGCGTGCGCGAACTGTTCCAGCGCCTGCACCTCCCCGCGCCGCTGGACGCCGCTTCCGATCTGCTGCTGGACGCGATTCGGGCGCGCACCGATTACCTCGTCGACGTCGGCTTGGCCTACCTGACCCTGGACCGCCAGTCGCGCACGCTCTCCGGCGGCGAGGTCCAGCGCATCAATCTCACCACGGCGCTCGGCACCTCGCTGGTGAATACGCTGTTCGTGCTCGACGAGCCGAGCATCGGCCTGCACCCACGCGATATGGACCGCATCATCGGCGTCATGCATCGCCTGCGTGACGCCGGCAACTCGCTGCTGGTGGTCGAGCACGATCCGAAGGTGATGCACGCCGCCGACCAGGTGATCGACATCGGCCCGGGGCCGGGTGAGCGCGGCGGCGAGATCGTCTTCCAGGGCTCGCCGGGCGAGCTGCTGCAGTCCGAACACTCGCTGACGGCGGACTACCTTACCGGCCGGCGCCGGGTGGTCGAACACGACGCCGTGCCGGAGCAGGGGACGGCGAGCGCGCCGAAGGCCAGCGAGTGCCTGCGCATCCGCGGCGCCGCCGAGCACAATCTCAAGCGCATCGACGTGGATCTGCCGCTGCAGCGCATGGTGGTCATCACCGGCGTCAGCGGTTCCGGCAAGTCCACGCTTATGGAAGATGTGCTCTATCGCGCGCTCAGCGAGCTCAAGGGGCATCCGCGCGAGGTGCCGGGCGCCCACAAGGCGATCTCGGGGTACGAGCACATCGACGATGTCGTGCTCATCGACCAGTCCGCCATCGGTCGCACGACCCGGTCCACGCCGGCCAGCTACGTTGGCGCCTTCGATGTCATCCGCAAGGTCTTCGCGGCGCAGCCCGAGGCGAAGGCGCGCGGTTACACGCTCGGCACGTTCAGCTTCAACGCCGGCAACGGGCGCTGCCCCACCTGCGGTGGCAATGGATTCGAGCACGTCGAGATGCAGTTCCTCTCGGACGTCTACCTGCGCTGCCCGGACTGCGACGGCCGCCGCTTCCGCCCGGAGATCCTGGAGGTCACGCTCGCGCCGTCGATCGGCTGCGACACCGGGCCGCGCTCGATCGCCGAGGTGCTGGAGATGACGGTGAGCCAGGCGGTCCAGTTCTTCGCCGACTACCCGGACGTGCTGCGCGGGCTGGAGCCGCTGCAGGCGGTGGGCCTCGGCTACATGGCCCTTGGCCAGCCGGTGCCCACGCTCTCCGGCGGCGAGGCGCAGCGGCTCAAGCTCGCCGGCCATCTGGCCAAGGCGGGCGGCCGCCGCGGCGAGTCGCTGCTGTTCATCTTCGACGAGCCGACCACCGGCCTGCACATGGACGACGTCGCGACGCTGCTGCAGGCGTTCCGCCGCCTGCTCGACGCCGGCCACTCGCTGGTGGTGATCGAGCACAACGAGGACGTGATGGCGGCGGCCGACTGGATCATCGACCTCGGCCCGGAAGGCGGGGATGCCGGTGGCGAACTGATCGCCGCGGGTTCGCCGCAGGCGATCATGGCCGAGCCGCGCAGCCACACCGGCCGCGCACTGCGGGCGTACCTCGGTATCCCCGCCGACGACGACCTGGGTGACGAGTCCCGTGTCGCCGCCCTGCAGATGCGTGAGGCGCAGGCGGTGGCGGATGGCGGCACGCCGGCCGCGCTGCCCGATGCCATCGCCATCCACCACGCCCGCGAGCACAACCTGAAGAACGCGGACATCCGCATCCCGCGTGATCGGCTCACGGTGCTCACGGGCCTGTCCGGTTCCGGCAAGTCGACCGTGGCCTTCGATATCGTCTTCAACGAGGGCCAGCGCCGCTACCTGGAATCGCTCAACGCCTACGCCCGGCAGTTCGTCCAGCCCGCCTCGCGCCCGGATGTCGACGCGGTGTTCGGCATCCCGCCCACGGTCGCCATCGAGCAGCGCACGAGCCGCGGCGGACGCAAGTCCACCGTCGCCACGATGACCGAGGTTTATCACTTCCTGCGCCTGCTGTTCGTGAAGCTCGGGACGCAGTACTGCCCCGAGTGCGACGTGCCCATTCAGGAACAGACGCCGGAGGCGATCCGCGCGCGCATCATGCGGGACGCGCGCAACCGCAAGGCGACCCTGCTCGCGCCGATGGTGGTCGCACGCAAGGGTTATTACACGGATCTCGCGACCTGGGCCGGGAAGAAAGGCTTCGCGACGTTGCGGGTCGATGGCGAATACCAGCCCACCGACAACTGGCCGCGCCTCGCCCGCCACCACGAGCACGACATCGATCTGCCCGTGGGCACGCTCAAGGTCAACGCGGGCATGGAGGACGAACTCGACGCGCTGATCGCGCAGGCGCTCGAGTTCGGGCAGGGCACGATGAAACTCGTTACGTCGAAGGACGAGACCATCCTCTCCACCGAGCGCGCCTGCCCGTGCTGTGGCCGCAGCTTCCCGGAACTGGATCCGCGCCTGTTCTCGTACAACTCCAAGCACGGCTGGTGCGGGAAGTGCTTCGGCACGGGCCTCGCGATCGCCGGTTTCGATGAGGAACAGACGGGCGAAGAGAACGCGTGGCTGGAGGAGGAAGAGGACGGCGAGCCGCGCACCTGCCGCGCCTGCAATGGCCGCCGCCTCAATCCCGATGCGCTCGCCGTGCGTTTCCGCGACTGGTCGATCGCCGACTACACCGAGCTGTCCGTCACCCAGGCGGAGAAGCTCTTCCGCAAACTGAATCTCAAGGGGCGCGACGCGGAGATCGCCCGCGACATCCTCCCCGAGATCCGCGCCCGGCTGGACTTCCTGCAGCAGGTCGGCCTCGACTACCTGAGCCTGGACCGCGCCGCGCCGACGCTCTCCGGTGGCGAGGCACAGCGCATCCGCATCGCCGCCCAGCTCGGCTCCAATCTGCAGGGCGTCTGCTACGTGCTGGATGAGCCCACGATCGGCCTGCATCCGCGCGACAACCGGATGCTGCTGGACACGCTCGACCGGCTGCGCGGCAAGGGCAACACCATCCTCGTGGTCGAGCACGACGAGGAGACCATCCGCCGCGCCGAGCATGTCATCGATCTCGGCCCCGGCGCGGGCGTAAACGGCGGCCGCGTGGTGGCCGAGGGCACCGTGGACGAACTCGTCGCCAACCCGGACTCGACGACCGGCCGGGCGCTCGCCGATCCCATCCGCCACCCGCTGCTGGAGAACCGGCGCACCGACGCACCCGAGCAGGCGGTCACCGTGCGCGGCGCCGACCTGCACAACCTGCAGCACATCGACGTCACCGTGCCGCTCGAACGCCTGGTCTGCGTCACCGGCGTGTCCGGCTCCGGCAAGAGCTCGCTGGTGCGCGGTGTGCTGCACGACAACCTCCGCCGCCTCACCGCCCAGCGCAAGGGCCGCAAGCCGAAACCGCTGGGCTGCGAGGCCATCGAGGGCTGGAAGGAACTGGACCGCGTGCTGGAAGTCGACCAGACGCCCATCGGCAAAACGCCCCGCTCGTGTCCCGCCACCTACATCGGCTTCTGGGACGACATCCGCAAGCTGTTCGCGCGCACGGAAGAGGCGCGCCTGCGCGGCTACGAGGCGGGCCGCTTCTCGTTCAACACGAAAGACGGCCGCTGCCCCGGCTGCGACGGCCAGGGTTACAAGCGCCTGGAGATGAACTTCCTGCCCGACGTCTCGGTGCCCTGCGAGGTCTGCAATGGCGACCGCTTCACGCCGGAGACGCTGGCGGTGACCTACAGCGGCAGGCATATCGGCGAGGTGCTGAAGATGAGCGTCGACGAGGCGGTCGACTTCTTCAGCGCCCATCCGAAGATCCACCACGCCCTGGAACTCATGCGCGCGGTCGGCCTCGGTTACCTCACCCTGGGCCAGCCGAGCCCGACGCTCTCCGGCGGCGAGGCCCAGCGCATCAAGCTGGTCACCGAACTCGCCAAGGCGCGCCCGGACCTCAAGCGGCAGAAACAGCCGCACACGCTCTACATCCTCGACGAGCCCACGGTCGGCCTGCACATGGCGGACGTCGAACGCCTGATCCGCGTCCTCCACCGGCTCGTCGACGCCGGCCACAGCGTCATCCTCATCGAGCACAACCTCGACGTCATCGCCGAGGCGGACTGGCTGATCGACCTGGGACCGGAAGGCGGTGACGCCGGCGGCAAGGTCGTGGCGGAAGGCCCGCCCGAGAAGGTCGTGAAGACGAAACGCAAAAGCGAGACTGCGCGCGTGCTGAAGGGATTCCTGGCGGAACGGCGGTCGGAATGA
- the rsgA gene encoding small ribosomal subunit biogenesis GTPase RsgA, whose product MRNEKRNRRQRWRLAKIEEERQNRSSRKLAAQEADVATDLADPCPGLITAHHGGKVEVRGEGGRHYRCHLRASLDQLVVGDHVSWQSARNEGDGVVVALDPRTNVIRRPDRYGRLKPVAANLDRLFLVFAPLPIPSSEFLDRYLVAAELSGVPPCLILNKADLIDDKARPRLDELCAIYRHIGYPVIEVSATEGTGIAQLKEQLAGRTSALVGPSGVGKSSLMNALLPDAGAKTGALWAQSGTGRNTTRASQLLGLPNGGDLIDSPGIREFGLWNVDKEELLRGYIELQPLVGQCRFRNCSHQHEPGCALLAAVDRGAISKERLTNFERLAAAQGEMRRTGRWQRNDD is encoded by the coding sequence GTGCGCAATGAGAAACGGAACCGGCGGCAACGCTGGCGTCTGGCCAAGATCGAGGAAGAGCGTCAGAACCGATCGAGTCGGAAACTGGCGGCACAGGAAGCGGATGTGGCGACCGACCTCGCCGATCCCTGTCCCGGCCTCATCACGGCACACCATGGTGGAAAGGTCGAAGTCCGCGGCGAAGGCGGGCGGCATTATCGCTGTCACCTCCGAGCCAGTCTCGATCAACTGGTCGTCGGCGATCACGTGAGCTGGCAATCGGCGCGGAACGAGGGTGACGGCGTCGTCGTGGCGCTGGACCCGCGTACCAACGTGATCCGGCGACCGGACCGGTACGGCAGGCTGAAACCGGTTGCCGCCAACCTTGATCGGCTTTTCCTCGTGTTTGCTCCATTGCCGATACCGTCCAGCGAGTTTCTGGATCGCTATCTGGTGGCCGCGGAACTCAGTGGCGTGCCGCCCTGCCTGATTCTCAACAAGGCCGACCTGATCGATGACAAGGCACGCCCGCGCCTGGACGAACTGTGTGCCATCTACCGGCACATCGGTTATCCGGTCATCGAGGTCTCGGCGACCGAGGGCACGGGTATCGCGCAGCTGAAAGAACAACTCGCCGGGCGCACCAGCGCCCTGGTCGGGCCATCCGGCGTCGGCAAATCCTCGCTGATGAACGCCCTGCTCCCCGATGCCGGCGCCAAAACCGGTGCGTTATGGGCCCAATCGGGTACCGGGCGCAATACCACCCGGGCTTCGCAGCTGCTCGGTTTACCGAACGGCGGCGACCTGATCGATTCACCGGGCATTCGCGAGTTCGGCCTGTGGAACGTCGACAAGGAGGAACTGCTGCGCGGTTACATCGAGCTGCAACCGCTGGTGGGGCAATGTCGCTTCCGCAACTGCTCACACCAGCATGAGCCGGGCTGTGCGCTCCTGGCGGCAGTGGATCGCGGCGCCATCAGCAAAGAGCGCCTGACCAACTTCGAGCGGCTTGCCGCCGCGCAGGGCGAGATGCGCCGGACAGGGCGCTGGCAGCGCAACGACGACTGA
- a CDS encoding cytochrome ubiquinol oxidase subunit I, with translation MELDPLLLSRIQFAFVISFHAIFPVFTIGLAAYIAVLEGLLFRTGNPEWERLSKFWTKVFAVVFGMGVVSGIVMAFQFGTNWSNFAYASANFLGPVLSYEVVTAFFLEATFLGVLLFGRDKVPKGVHLFSAIMVAVGTLISSFWILSANSWMQTPAGVELQNGMFQMTSWGEAIFNSSFPYRFSHMVVASFLTGAFVVAGVSAWYLLKGREVDLNKRALSMCMWLILFIAPLQAVIGDLHGLNTLEEQPTKLAAMEGHWESKAGAPLILFAIPDSADETNHLEIGIPYLASIILKHDVDGVVPGLKDVPADERPPVGPTFWSFRVMVGIGLLMIGVGLWGAWLRFRGRLYDQPLFKRVLVAMIPAPFIAVLAGWFVTEIGRAPWLVYGLMTQAEGLTPSLTGGMALFTLIGFIVVYSVVFAAGLYYLVRIVRTGMEEVEAHDEHPEHHRAKRPFSAADVPLEGDSGAPATAR, from the coding sequence ATGGAACTCGATCCACTGCTGCTCTCGCGAATCCAGTTCGCGTTCGTGATTTCCTTCCACGCCATCTTCCCGGTATTCACGATCGGGCTGGCGGCCTATATCGCGGTGCTCGAGGGCCTGCTCTTCCGCACGGGCAACCCCGAGTGGGAGCGGCTTTCGAAGTTCTGGACCAAGGTCTTTGCCGTCGTCTTCGGCATGGGCGTGGTCTCCGGCATCGTCATGGCCTTCCAGTTCGGCACGAACTGGAGCAATTTCGCCTACGCGTCGGCGAATTTCCTCGGGCCGGTGCTGAGCTACGAGGTCGTGACCGCATTCTTCCTGGAAGCGACCTTCCTCGGCGTTCTTCTGTTCGGTCGCGACAAGGTCCCGAAAGGCGTCCATCTGTTCTCGGCCATCATGGTCGCGGTCGGGACCCTGATCTCGTCCTTCTGGATCCTGTCCGCCAACTCGTGGATGCAGACGCCGGCCGGTGTCGAGCTGCAGAACGGGATGTTCCAGATGACCTCCTGGGGCGAGGCGATCTTCAACAGCTCGTTCCCGTATCGCTTCTCGCACATGGTGGTGGCCTCGTTCCTGACCGGCGCCTTCGTGGTGGCCGGCGTCAGCGCGTGGTACCTGCTCAAGGGCCGTGAGGTCGACCTGAATAAACGCGCGCTCTCCATGTGCATGTGGCTGATCCTGTTCATCGCGCCGCTGCAGGCGGTCATCGGTGACCTCCATGGGCTGAATACGCTCGAGGAGCAGCCGACCAAGCTGGCCGCGATGGAGGGGCACTGGGAGTCCAAGGCCGGGGCCCCGCTGATCCTGTTCGCGATCCCCGACTCCGCGGACGAGACCAATCATCTGGAAATCGGTATCCCGTACCTGGCCAGCATTATCCTCAAGCACGACGTCGACGGAGTCGTCCCCGGTCTCAAGGACGTGCCGGCCGATGAGCGGCCCCCAGTGGGTCCCACGTTCTGGTCGTTCCGTGTGATGGTCGGCATCGGCCTGTTGATGATCGGCGTCGGGCTCTGGGGGGCGTGGCTGCGTTTCCGCGGTCGGCTCTACGACCAGCCGCTGTTCAAGCGCGTGCTGGTCGCGATGATCCCGGCACCGTTCATCGCCGTGCTGGCCGGCTGGTTCGTGACCGAGATCGGCCGCGCGCCGTGGCTGGTCTATGGCCTGATGACCCAGGCCGAGGGCCTGACGCCGTCACTGACGGGTGGCATGGCGCTGTTCACGCTGATCGGCTTTATCGTGGTCTACAGCGTCGTGTTCGCCGCCGGGCTCTACTATCTGGTGCGCATCGTGCGTACCGGTATGGAAGAGGTCGAGGCCCATGACGAGCATCCGGAACACCATCGCGCCAAGCGCCCGTTCTCTGCGGCCGACGTTCCGCTCGAAGGCGACAGTGGCGCTCCGGCGACGGCGAGGTAA
- the cydB gene encoding cytochrome d ubiquinol oxidase subunit II yields the protein MELIDLTLIWAAIIGFGVIMYILMDGFDLGVGILFPFAPSETSRDMMMNSVAPVWDGNETWLILGGAGLLGAFPLVYTVFLPALYIGVFLMLAGLIFRGIAFEFRFKANQSRYLWNWSFFGGSLVASFAQGAVVGTYIQGFETEGFVYVGGALDWLTPFTVVTGIGLVAGYALLGATWTIMKTEGQTQEWAYRLAPRLLAAVMAIFVIISIWTPLVDEFVAQRWFGQLHVLWVLPAGAVLLAWIQYRAVQKREEITPFVTTMGIFICAYLGLLVSKLPYIVPPDHTLWDAASDPGSQLFLLIGVLFVTPVILAYTAWTYWVFRGKVTPDSGYH from the coding sequence ATGGAACTGATCGATCTGACTCTGATCTGGGCCGCCATTATCGGCTTCGGCGTCATCATGTACATCCTGATGGACGGGTTCGACCTCGGCGTCGGGATCCTGTTCCCGTTCGCGCCGAGCGAAACCTCCCGCGACATGATGATGAACTCGGTCGCACCGGTCTGGGACGGCAACGAGACCTGGCTCATCCTGGGCGGTGCGGGCCTGCTCGGCGCGTTCCCGCTGGTCTACACGGTATTCCTGCCCGCGCTGTATATCGGCGTGTTCCTGATGCTGGCCGGGCTCATCTTCCGCGGCATCGCCTTCGAGTTCCGTTTCAAGGCGAACCAGTCGCGCTACCTCTGGAACTGGTCGTTTTTCGGCGGCTCGCTGGTCGCCTCGTTCGCCCAGGGCGCCGTGGTCGGTACGTATATCCAGGGCTTCGAGACCGAGGGCTTCGTCTACGTCGGCGGCGCGCTGGACTGGCTCACGCCGTTCACCGTCGTCACCGGGATCGGCCTCGTTGCCGGTTACGCGCTGCTGGGTGCGACCTGGACGATCATGAAGACCGAGGGCCAGACCCAGGAGTGGGCCTACCGGCTGGCACCGAGACTGCTGGCCGCCGTTATGGCGATCTTCGTGATCATCAGCATCTGGACGCCGCTGGTCGATGAGTTCGTCGCCCAGCGCTGGTTCGGTCAGCTGCACGTGTTGTGGGTGCTGCCCGCCGGTGCGGTGCTGCTGGCATGGATCCAGTATCGGGCGGTCCAGAAGCGCGAGGAGATCACCCCCTTCGTCACGACGATGGGCATCTTCATCTGCGCCTACCTCGGCCTGCTGGTGAGCAAGCTGCCCTACATCGTGCCGCCCGACCACACCCTGTGGGACGCGGCCTCCGATCCCGGCTCGCAGCTGTTCCTGCTGATCGGCGTGCTGTTCGTGACTCCGGTGATCCTGGCGTATACCGCGTGGACATACTGGGTCTTCCGGGGCAAGGTGACGCCGGATTCGGGGTACCACTAG
- the cydD gene encoding thiol reductant ABC exporter subunit CydD — protein sequence MSDHGMRGHARWLQELSRQQRGLLALAAGAGLVTGLLVIMQAGLIALIVHRVIVAEAPIGELLPLFGGLVGVVAARAMSHWGQQAAGIAAAARIRRRLRAALLERIAALGPAHLAGEHSADLAQRTMEQVDAIDGYFARYRPQLVVAMGVPLAIAAVALTQDWIVALLLILAAPLIPLFMALVGMGAEHLNREQFETVNRLASHFLDRVRGLSTLRLFGRGQDAVAEVGAMADEYRRRNMRTLRVAFLSSAVLEFFASVAIASIAIYIGFGLLGYIEFGNAPELTLFSGLFLLLLAPDFFQPLRTLAQTYHDRAAALGAASGLRSLLERPGPHDHGVTIETERAAVAISIADLHFAWPERGPVFRGAHLDIAAGERVALIGPSGSGKSTLLQLLAGFVQPDRGEIRIDGEPAGRIGPVAWVGQRPFLMSGTIAANIALARPAATGTAVRAAAEQAGVTAFTDNLPDGLETAIGEGGLGLSGGQGQRIAVARAFLAQAPLLLLDEPTASLDTASERMVLNALRHLAAEGRTLIVASHHDAVRAMVDRVIEIDAGVVREVAR from the coding sequence ATGAGCGACCACGGCATGCGTGGGCACGCGCGCTGGCTGCAGGAACTGTCCCGGCAGCAGCGCGGACTCCTCGCGCTGGCGGCGGGGGCCGGTCTGGTCACCGGCTTGCTGGTCATCATGCAGGCGGGGCTCATCGCGTTGATCGTGCACCGGGTCATTGTCGCCGAGGCCCCGATCGGCGAGCTTCTCCCGCTTTTCGGGGGGCTGGTCGGTGTCGTCGCCGCGCGTGCGATGAGCCACTGGGGGCAGCAGGCCGCCGGGATCGCCGCCGCGGCGCGGATCCGACGGCGGTTGCGCGCGGCGCTGCTCGAGCGCATCGCGGCACTGGGGCCGGCCCATCTCGCGGGGGAGCACAGTGCCGACCTTGCCCAGCGCACCATGGAGCAGGTTGACGCGATCGACGGCTACTTCGCGCGCTACCGTCCCCAGCTGGTGGTCGCCATGGGCGTACCGCTCGCGATCGCCGCCGTCGCGCTGACCCAGGACTGGATCGTCGCCCTGCTGCTGATCCTGGCAGCGCCGCTGATCCCGCTATTCATGGCGCTCGTCGGCATGGGTGCGGAGCACCTCAACCGCGAGCAGTTCGAGACGGTCAATCGCCTCGCCAGTCATTTCCTCGACCGCGTACGCGGTTTGTCGACACTGCGCCTGTTCGGCCGGGGTCAGGATGCGGTCGCGGAAGTGGGCGCCATGGCGGACGAATATCGGCGGCGCAATATGCGCACGCTGCGCGTCGCCTTCCTGTCGTCGGCCGTGCTGGAATTCTTCGCCTCGGTCGCGATCGCCAGTATCGCGATCTACATCGGCTTCGGCCTGCTGGGGTACATCGAATTCGGCAACGCCCCCGAGCTGACGCTCTTCTCGGGCCTGTTCCTGTTGCTGCTGGCACCGGATTTCTTCCAGCCGCTGCGCACGCTCGCCCAGACCTACCATGATCGCGCCGCGGCACTCGGCGCGGCGAGCGGCCTCCGCAGCCTGCTCGAACGGCCAGGGCCGCACGATCACGGCGTAACCATCGAAACCGAACGGGCGGCCGTTGCGATCTCGATCGCCGATCTCCACTTCGCGTGGCCGGAGCGCGGCCCGGTGTTCCGCGGTGCCCACCTGGATATCGCCGCGGGCGAGCGCGTCGCCCTCATCGGACCGTCCGGTTCCGGCAAATCGACCCTGCTGCAACTGCTCGCCGGCTTCGTGCAACCCGATCGGGGTGAAATCCGCATCGACGGCGAACCCGCAGGCCGGATCGGCCCGGTCGCCTGGGTGGGGCAACGGCCCTTTCTGATGAGTGGCACTATCGCCGCCAATATCGCGCTGGCGCGGCCGGCGGCGACCGGCACCGCCGTCCGCGCGGCGGCCGAACAGGCCGGTGTAACGGCGTTTACCGACAACCTGCCGGATGGCCTGGAGACCGCGATCGGTGAAGGTGGTCTCGGACTGTCCGGCGGGCAGGGGCAGCGCATCGCCGTGGCCCGTGCGTTCCTGGCGCAGGCGCCGCTGCTGCTGCTCGATGAGCCGACCGCCAGCCTCGATACCGCCAGCGAACGGATGGTGCTGAACGCGCTGCGGCACCTCGCCGCCGAGGGCCGTACCCTGATCGTCGCCAGCCATCACGACGCGGTCCGGGCGATGGTGGATCGGGTGATCGAGATCGATGCCGGTGTGGTGCGCGAGGTCGCGCGATGA